Proteins from one Terriglobus tenax genomic window:
- a CDS encoding FtsB/FtsL family cell division protein, producing the protein MAAMAQTIEAVGRRKCRTESPAERNRRVYEAQRASRRGPTPEVLFHKYLDNSRIVKADDPVRKREMRTFGAACAVLFALMMVYVWQHFGAIETGYKLEATKQQVEQLREQNRQLRLQEAQLTDPERIHTMAAQLGLSAPLPGQVVRPDGLTDTNAPVVAQVTAH; encoded by the coding sequence ATGGCGGCAATGGCGCAGACAATCGAAGCAGTGGGACGGCGGAAGTGCCGTACCGAGTCGCCGGCAGAGCGCAACCGTCGCGTGTATGAGGCGCAGCGGGCATCGCGTCGCGGACCGACGCCAGAGGTCCTGTTCCACAAGTATCTTGATAATTCCCGCATTGTGAAGGCCGATGACCCGGTCCGCAAGCGCGAGATGCGTACCTTCGGCGCCGCCTGCGCCGTGTTGTTTGCACTGATGATGGTTTACGTATGGCAGCACTTCGGCGCCATTGAGACCGGCTACAAGCTGGAAGCGACCAAGCAGCAGGTGGAGCAGTTGCGCGAGCAGAACCGCCAGCTTCGTCTGCAGGAGGCGCAGTTGACCGATCCTGAGCGCATCCACACGATGGCTGCGCAGCTTGGCCTGTCGGCTCCGCTGCCGGGGCAGGTGGTGCGTCCTGACGGCCTGACGGATACGAATGCGCCGGTAGTGGCGCAGGTGACCGCTCACTAA
- a CDS encoding UDP-N-acetylmuramoyl-tripeptide--D-alanyl-D-alanine ligase, whose protein sequence is MKLTLGQIADWIHAEGDFDDEAVAYGYSIDSRTIGAGDLFFAVKGERMDGHDFVETALKDGAVAAVVSMHWVVPAEVDEAKLLRVPEGEDCVLAAMQKLATAVRRHWGKRVIGITGSAGKTTTKEAVAAVLGAKFKVLKSAGNLNNNFGVPLQVLRLEPEHEIAVLEMGMNHAGEITLLAKIAEPNWAVVSNVAPVHLEHFPEGIAGIAKAKYELVESLPEDGVAILNADDAYVSTFGRGMGDRAVFYGLGEAAQVRAEHVQEAGEEGMTFTVIAGKERAEAKLALLGRHNVYNALAGIATGLQCGMTLQECVAALAELQPSDKRGQVLHHKGATLINDCYNSNPRALDAMVEALLAVKADRHIVIAGEMLELGPEGPALHEACGRTMAKLGVRQVVGVRGLAEHLVAGAKAEGAEAVFVATPEEAGEWLDANLREGDAVLLKASRGVRLERALAAIH, encoded by the coding sequence ATGAAGCTGACGCTTGGTCAGATTGCCGACTGGATTCACGCCGAGGGCGACTTTGATGATGAAGCCGTGGCGTATGGCTACTCCATTGACTCGCGCACGATTGGAGCAGGAGACCTGTTCTTTGCCGTGAAGGGCGAGCGCATGGACGGCCACGACTTTGTGGAGACCGCGCTGAAGGACGGTGCGGTGGCTGCCGTGGTGAGCATGCACTGGGTGGTTCCGGCAGAGGTGGACGAGGCGAAGCTGCTGCGCGTTCCGGAGGGCGAGGACTGTGTGCTGGCGGCAATGCAGAAGCTGGCGACGGCGGTGCGCAGGCACTGGGGCAAGCGCGTGATCGGCATTACAGGCTCGGCGGGCAAGACGACGACCAAGGAAGCCGTGGCCGCTGTGCTGGGCGCGAAGTTCAAGGTGTTGAAGTCGGCGGGGAACCTGAATAACAACTTCGGGGTTCCACTGCAGGTGCTGCGGCTGGAGCCGGAGCACGAGATTGCCGTTCTCGAAATGGGCATGAACCACGCGGGCGAGATTACGCTGCTGGCGAAGATCGCCGAACCGAACTGGGCGGTGGTGTCGAATGTGGCCCCGGTGCATCTGGAGCACTTTCCCGAGGGGATTGCAGGCATTGCGAAGGCGAAGTATGAGCTGGTGGAGTCGCTGCCGGAGGATGGCGTCGCCATTCTGAACGCGGATGACGCGTATGTCAGCACCTTTGGTAGGGGTATGGGTGATCGCGCGGTCTTCTATGGGCTGGGTGAGGCGGCCCAGGTGCGTGCGGAGCATGTGCAGGAGGCAGGCGAAGAGGGCATGACCTTTACGGTCATTGCCGGGAAAGAACGCGCCGAGGCAAAGCTGGCCCTGCTGGGCAGACACAATGTCTACAACGCGCTGGCGGGGATTGCGACCGGGCTGCAATGCGGGATGACGTTGCAGGAATGTGTGGCGGCGCTGGCGGAGCTGCAGCCTTCGGACAAGCGCGGACAGGTGCTACACCATAAGGGTGCGACGCTGATCAACGACTGCTACAACTCGAACCCTCGTGCACTGGATGCGATGGTGGAGGCACTGCTGGCTGTGAAGGCAGACCGGCACATTGTGATTGCGGGCGAGATGCTGGAGCTTGGGCCGGAAGGGCCTGCCCTGCATGAGGCCTGCGGCCGCACGATGGCGAAGCTGGGCGTCCGGCAAGTGGTGGGGGTACGCGGGCTGGCCGAGCACCTGGTGGCCGGTGCGAAGGCGGAAGGCGCCGAGGCGGTGTTTGTGGCGACTCCGGAAGAGGCTGGCGAGTGGCTGGATGCGAATCTGCGCGAGGGGGATGCTGTGTTGTTGAAGGCATCACGCGGGGTACGTCTCGAACGTGCGTTGGCGGCGATACACTAG
- a CDS encoding penicillin-binding protein — protein sequence MHSDSPPRQTLTAPIKRVRFVYVAAFFLFWTVVIAGRLVWLQLIRHEHYVEKAASQQERSVTVAPRRGLLYDRNLKELAMTVSVDSVFAVPKELSNPADVASLLAHVVHDDPEDRFTSEHSILARLSASRNFAWVAHRVTPEIAQRVKDLNLKGVYFQKEFKRFYPNNDLASQVLGYVGADDIGLGGLERAFEEDMHGTPGKVRTALDARRKALGSNEQEPLPGENLVLSIDANIQHIAERALDEQVEKTKALHGVAVVQDPHTGQILALAVSPRFNPNETRHLDPKALSNLAVSDVYEPGSTFKLVSYAAALDGAGVQPEDLVDCQGGAITLFGRVIHDDISDRGMHVVTVQKALEKSSDVGAIKMALKLGNERFYKYIRDFGFGDRSGIELPSETRGLLRPVRKWDPASIGSLAIGQEVGVTPIQLVTMVSTIANGGMYLPPHIILSETEKMKGDVELKPMPFRVMNELPKKLPDGSHRVISEMTSAKMRRMMAGIVTEGTGSLAALNGYSSGGKTGTAQKIDTATHTYSKTKHVASFAGIAPVSSPAIAVAVVIDTPTAGPSYYGGAVSAPVFADIAQQVLEYMGVPHDQPLTPKKNVAQLQRVAMEHDDHPEDSSADLNAMFAEANALPDDDPLKATASAGPAKLDPEPVPPPSKRASVLNLLPEKVLAAFRANGGANTFAETAENKPLAAPKIAPLAQRKEDGGIVVDATRRVAVPSFTGSALRQVVQQANAVGLRVQPVGSGLAREQVPAAGTMVPVGTQVVVRFLR from the coding sequence ATGCACAGTGATTCGCCGCCACGGCAGACGTTAACGGCACCGATCAAGCGTGTCCGTTTCGTCTATGTGGCGGCGTTTTTCCTTTTCTGGACGGTGGTGATTGCCGGCCGGCTGGTGTGGCTGCAACTGATCCGGCATGAGCATTATGTGGAGAAGGCTGCGAGCCAGCAGGAGCGCAGCGTCACGGTGGCCCCGAGGCGCGGGTTGCTGTATGACCGCAACCTGAAGGAACTGGCGATGACAGTCTCTGTGGATTCAGTCTTTGCCGTGCCGAAGGAACTGAGCAATCCTGCCGATGTTGCGTCGCTGCTGGCACACGTGGTGCATGACGATCCTGAGGATCGCTTTACCTCCGAGCACAGCATCCTGGCGCGTCTGAGCGCCTCCCGCAACTTTGCCTGGGTGGCGCACCGTGTAACGCCGGAGATTGCCCAGCGCGTGAAGGACCTGAACCTGAAGGGCGTCTACTTTCAGAAGGAGTTCAAGCGCTTTTATCCGAACAATGACCTGGCCTCGCAGGTGCTGGGGTATGTGGGCGCGGATGATATTGGTCTGGGCGGGCTGGAGCGCGCGTTCGAAGAAGACATGCACGGCACGCCGGGAAAGGTTCGTACTGCTCTGGATGCCCGCCGCAAGGCGCTGGGCAGCAATGAGCAGGAGCCGCTGCCGGGCGAGAACCTGGTGCTGAGCATTGACGCCAATATCCAGCACATTGCCGAGCGTGCGCTGGATGAGCAGGTGGAGAAGACCAAGGCGCTGCATGGCGTGGCGGTGGTGCAGGATCCGCACACGGGGCAGATCCTGGCGCTGGCGGTGTCGCCGCGCTTCAATCCGAATGAGACGCGTCACCTGGACCCGAAGGCGCTGTCGAATCTTGCTGTCAGCGATGTGTATGAGCCGGGCTCGACCTTCAAGCTGGTGTCCTATGCAGCGGCGCTGGATGGCGCGGGCGTGCAGCCGGAGGACCTGGTGGACTGCCAGGGCGGAGCGATTACTCTGTTTGGCCGCGTGATCCACGACGATATCTCGGACCGTGGCATGCATGTGGTGACGGTGCAGAAGGCGCTGGAGAAGTCGTCGGATGTGGGCGCGATCAAGATGGCGCTGAAACTGGGCAACGAGCGCTTCTACAAGTACATTCGCGACTTCGGTTTTGGCGACCGTTCGGGCATTGAGCTGCCGAGCGAGACGCGCGGCCTGCTGCGCCCGGTGCGCAAGTGGGATCCGGCTTCGATTGGGTCGCTGGCCATTGGGCAGGAGGTCGGCGTGACGCCGATCCAGCTGGTGACCATGGTGTCGACCATTGCCAATGGCGGCATGTATCTGCCGCCGCACATTATTCTGAGCGAAACCGAGAAGATGAAGGGCGATGTGGAGCTGAAGCCCATGCCTTTCCGCGTGATGAATGAGCTTCCGAAGAAGCTTCCGGATGGATCGCACCGCGTGATCAGCGAGATGACTTCGGCCAAGATGCGCCGCATGATGGCCGGCATTGTGACCGAGGGAACCGGATCTCTGGCCGCGTTGAATGGTTATTCGAGTGGCGGCAAGACCGGGACGGCGCAGAAGATTGATACGGCGACGCACACGTATTCGAAGACCAAGCACGTAGCCAGCTTCGCGGGGATTGCTCCTGTGAGCTCGCCGGCGATTGCTGTCGCCGTGGTGATCGATACGCCGACGGCGGGGCCTTCGTACTACGGCGGAGCGGTTTCGGCGCCGGTGTTTGCCGATATTGCGCAGCAAGTGCTGGAGTACATGGGGGTTCCGCATGACCAGCCGTTGACGCCGAAGAAGAATGTAGCTCAGTTGCAGCGTGTCGCTATGGAGCATGATGACCATCCGGAGGACAGCAGCGCGGATTTGAATGCGATGTTTGCCGAGGCGAATGCGCTGCCGGACGACGATCCGCTCAAGGCCACGGCCAGCGCCGGACCGGCGAAGCTTGATCCGGAGCCAGTGCCGCCGCCTTCGAAGCGTGCCTCGGTGCTGAACCTGCTGCCGGAGAAGGTGCTGGCGGCGTTCCGTGCTAATGGCGGGGCGAATACCTTTGCCGAGACGGCGGAGAATAAGCCGCTGGCCGCGCCGAAGATTGCTCCACTGGCGCAGCGCAAGGAAGATGGCGGAATCGTTGTTGACGCCACCCGGCGCGTGGCGGTGCCGTCGTTTACGGGGTCTGCCCTGCGCCAGGTGGTTCAGCAGGCAAATGCCGTGGGACTGCGGGTGCAGCCGGTTGGAAGCGGCCTGGCGCGGGAGCAGGTGCCTGCGGCAGGTACCATGGTTCCAGTGGGAACGCAGGTTGTGGTGCGGTTCCTGCGCTAA
- the murD gene encoding UDP-N-acetylmuramoyl-L-alanine--D-glutamate ligase: MDLKNKRVLVVGLGKSGLAAAQFLKEQGAQVTVSDSRAATALQAELPGLLEAGIAVETGGHGVLTFRRQDLLVVSPGVPLSVPEIATAKAAGVPVMGEVELASYFLKGQIIAITGSNGKTTTTSLIGHILKSAGLPTLVGGNIGTPVLNLRRVSTHKHWLVLEVSSFQLETVEHFHPKIAVVLNITPDHLDRHGTFEAYAAAKYRITVAQDASDFLVLNAEDVPTQLTASHTKAGIYWFSPSRQIKQGAFVHGDGIYFKAKEGARPEPIMPVSEIPLKGAHNIANVLAAITAARLAGVSKEQVRTGVASFKAVEHRLEFVRKLNGVDYYNDSKATNVDATVKALESFPKGIHLILGGKDKDSDYTTLVPLLKDRAVAVYTIGSAAEKIESHLNKVVNIVAAGTLENALAKAKEAAQPGEVVLLAPACASFDQFKSYEHRGCVFKETVNGWVE, encoded by the coding sequence ATTGATCTGAAGAATAAGCGTGTTCTCGTTGTTGGGCTTGGGAAGTCGGGTCTTGCTGCTGCTCAGTTTTTGAAGGAGCAGGGAGCGCAGGTGACGGTGTCGGACTCGCGCGCGGCGACGGCGCTGCAGGCGGAGCTGCCGGGGCTTCTGGAGGCCGGGATTGCGGTCGAGACCGGAGGGCATGGGGTGCTGACCTTCCGCCGGCAGGATTTGCTGGTGGTCTCGCCCGGTGTGCCGCTGTCAGTGCCGGAGATTGCCACGGCGAAGGCCGCGGGGGTTCCGGTGATGGGTGAGGTCGAACTGGCCTCGTACTTCCTGAAGGGTCAGATCATCGCCATTACGGGGTCGAATGGGAAGACGACGACGACCTCGCTGATTGGCCATATTCTGAAGTCTGCAGGTCTGCCGACGCTGGTGGGCGGCAATATTGGCACGCCGGTGCTGAACCTGCGACGGGTTTCGACGCATAAGCACTGGTTGGTGTTGGAGGTTTCGAGCTTCCAACTGGAGACGGTGGAGCACTTCCATCCGAAGATTGCCGTGGTGCTGAACATTACGCCGGATCATCTGGACCGTCATGGAACCTTTGAGGCGTATGCGGCGGCGAAGTACCGTATTACCGTGGCGCAGGACGCTTCGGACTTCCTGGTGTTGAATGCCGAGGATGTGCCGACGCAGTTGACGGCCTCGCATACCAAGGCGGGCATCTACTGGTTTTCGCCCTCGCGGCAGATCAAGCAGGGTGCTTTTGTACATGGCGACGGCATCTACTTCAAGGCCAAGGAAGGCGCGCGACCGGAGCCGATTATGCCGGTCAGCGAGATTCCGCTGAAGGGGGCGCACAATATTGCCAACGTACTGGCGGCGATTACGGCGGCCCGGCTGGCGGGTGTTTCGAAAGAGCAGGTACGCACCGGTGTGGCCAGCTTCAAGGCCGTGGAGCACCGGCTGGAGTTTGTCCGCAAGCTGAACGGCGTGGACTACTACAACGACTCGAAGGCCACGAATGTGGACGCGACGGTGAAGGCGCTGGAGTCGTTTCCCAAGGGGATTCACCTGATTCTGGGGGGCAAGGACAAGGATTCGGACTACACCACGCTGGTTCCTTTGCTGAAGGACCGGGCAGTGGCTGTTTATACGATTGGTTCTGCCGCGGAAAAGATCGAGTCGCACCTTAACAAAGTAGTCAACATAGTTGCAGCGGGAACTTTGGAAAACGCTCTGGCGAAGGCGAAGGAAGCTGCGCAGCCGGGCGAGGTGGTCTTGCTGGCGCCGGCGTGTGCCAGCTTTGACCAGTTCAAGAGTTACGAGCATCGCGGCTGCGTCTTCAAGGAGACGGTGAACGGCTGGGTGGAGTAG
- the rsmH gene encoding 16S rRNA (cytosine(1402)-N(4))-methyltransferase RsmH: protein MIASLHVPVLFEEVLNYLNVRRGGTYADATLGLAGHTSGIARRLGPNGTLHCFDRDPDAMKLAKERLEHVAAELKATMPKVVFHARAFSEAAQAIEPGTLDGILADFGVSSLQLDTAHRGFSFRHDGPLDMRMNPTVGVSAEQVVNQIDENELADLIYEFGEERSSRRIARAIVRARPITTTGELARVISAAARSMKGEKIHPATKTFQALRIYVNDELGEIRTLLESAPSLLKPGGRLAVISFHSLEDRLVKDDFRERSRKGQYEVLTKKPVTAGEEEMERNPRARSAKLRVAEKK from the coding sequence ATGATCGCATCGCTTCATGTGCCCGTTCTTTTTGAAGAGGTTTTGAACTACCTGAATGTGCGGCGCGGCGGAACGTACGCTGACGCAACGCTGGGGCTGGCAGGGCATACGAGCGGCATCGCTCGCAGGCTGGGGCCGAATGGGACGCTGCATTGCTTTGACCGCGACCCGGACGCCATGAAGCTGGCCAAGGAGCGGCTGGAGCATGTAGCCGCCGAGTTGAAGGCAACGATGCCGAAGGTCGTGTTTCATGCACGGGCCTTCAGCGAGGCAGCCCAGGCGATTGAGCCGGGAACGCTCGATGGCATCCTGGCTGACTTTGGCGTCAGCAGCCTGCAGCTGGATACAGCGCACAGAGGATTCAGTTTCCGGCACGATGGTCCGCTCGACATGCGGATGAACCCCACGGTTGGGGTGAGTGCCGAACAAGTGGTAAATCAGATCGACGAAAACGAGCTTGCCGATCTGATTTACGAATTCGGAGAGGAAAGGAGTTCGCGGAGAATCGCCAGAGCCATTGTGCGGGCCCGGCCGATTACAACCACGGGGGAATTAGCCCGGGTGATATCGGCCGCGGCCCGATCAATGAAAGGCGAAAAGATTCATCCCGCGACGAAGACCTTTCAAGCGCTTCGAATTTACGTGAATGACGAGCTGGGAGAGATCAGGACGCTGCTTGAGAGCGCGCCATCTCTTCTGAAGCCCGGAGGCCGGCTGGCGGTGATCAGTTTTCACTCGCTGGAGGACCGGCTGGTGAAGGATGACTTCCGCGAGCGGTCGCGGAAGGGGCAGTACGAGGTGCTCACCAAAAAGCCGGTAACGGCAGGTGAGGAAGAAATGGAACGCAATCCGCGGGCACGCAGTGCGAAGCTGCGGGTGGCGGAAAAGAAGTAG
- a CDS encoding division/cell wall cluster transcriptional repressor MraZ, with the protein MFRGNHPARVDEKGRLKLPAEFMRRAKDVYGDQFYITSKDGKRAEIYPLKEWEKIEEKLAGIPSMNPAKKKFLDVTNYYGQMAQMDEQGRVLIPAILRTAANVKGEVVVLGSQTYLELVNHDAFKAELEAQPLTMEDQAALADLGL; encoded by the coding sequence ATGTTTCGTGGAAATCATCCAGCTCGCGTGGACGAGAAGGGGAGGCTGAAGCTTCCCGCTGAGTTCATGCGCCGCGCGAAGGATGTGTACGGCGACCAGTTCTACATCACCAGCAAAGATGGCAAGCGGGCGGAGATTTACCCGCTGAAGGAGTGGGAAAAGATTGAGGAGAAGCTTGCGGGCATCCCCTCCATGAATCCCGCGAAGAAGAAGTTTCTGGACGTGACGAACTATTACGGCCAGATGGCGCAGATGGACGAGCAGGGACGTGTGTTGATCCCCGCCATTCTGCGGACGGCAGCGAATGTGAAGGGTGAGGTTGTGGTTCTTGGATCGCAGACCTACCTGGAGCTGGTGAACCACGACGCCTTCAAGGCGGAACTGGAAGCCCAGCCGCTCACGATGGAAGACCAGGCTGCCCTGGCGGATCTCGGGCTCTAG
- a CDS encoding UDP-N-acetylmuramoyl-L-alanyl-D-glutamate--2,6-diaminopimelate ligase has protein sequence MLFSEIVEGIELEEQTHGSCEITSVEYDSRRVHEGSLFVAMRGSTTDGNTYIKQAMGKGAAGVLTDSREVFSNALSRWPHLCIGLAQHGRRSLAIASANFYQHPERTLKMTGVTGTNGKTTTAYLVEAMLNSAQRTSVLVGTIEYHVAGEVRVSPHTTPESRDLLELFHDAVGRGATEAVMEVSSHALHQGRVYGMPFDVAIFTNLTQDHLDFHRTMERYFAAKQKLFAGDGSPAPRVAVINVDDEYGRRLAKFSLTQGSVVAEYGVEKGDWRAEDVVLEAGSTRFTLKTPHGSVAMHSNLTGHVNVLNLLAASAAAHARGLSLEQIAEGSEQLAYVPGRFQTVPNEASITVAVDYAHTDDALLNLIKLSRQLVGNNQRVITLFGCGGDRDITKRPKMGRAAARGSNLVVLTSDNPRTEDPAIIMEQALRGVEEIGTDCIVEADREAAIRKAIAAAKPGDIVLLAGKGHEKTQVLATGTVPFDDVEVAARVLQERA, from the coding sequence ATGCTTTTTTCTGAAATTGTTGAAGGTATTGAACTCGAAGAGCAGACCCATGGCTCATGCGAGATTACGAGCGTCGAGTATGACTCGCGGCGCGTGCACGAAGGATCGTTGTTTGTTGCCATGCGTGGCAGCACGACGGACGGCAACACGTACATCAAGCAGGCGATGGGGAAAGGTGCTGCCGGAGTTCTGACGGACTCGCGCGAGGTGTTTTCGAATGCGCTGTCGCGCTGGCCGCATCTTTGCATTGGCCTGGCGCAGCATGGGCGCAGGTCACTGGCTATTGCCAGCGCCAACTTCTATCAGCATCCCGAACGCACGCTGAAGATGACCGGCGTGACCGGCACCAACGGCAAGACGACGACCGCCTACCTGGTGGAAGCGATGCTGAACAGCGCGCAGCGGACAAGCGTGCTGGTGGGCACGATTGAATATCACGTGGCCGGAGAGGTGCGTGTGTCACCGCATACGACACCGGAGTCGCGTGACCTGCTGGAGCTGTTTCACGATGCCGTGGGCCGCGGCGCGACCGAGGCCGTGATGGAGGTAAGCTCGCACGCGCTGCACCAGGGCCGTGTGTACGGCATGCCGTTTGATGTGGCTATCTTCACGAACCTGACGCAGGACCATCTGGATTTTCATAGGACGATGGAGCGCTATTTCGCGGCAAAGCAGAAGCTGTTTGCGGGCGATGGTTCGCCGGCGCCGCGCGTGGCGGTGATCAATGTCGACGACGAGTATGGCAGGCGGCTGGCGAAGTTCAGCCTGACACAGGGCTCCGTGGTTGCAGAGTATGGCGTGGAGAAAGGCGACTGGCGCGCGGAGGATGTGGTGCTGGAAGCGGGATCAACGCGATTCACGCTGAAGACGCCCCATGGAAGCGTTGCGATGCACTCCAACCTGACCGGCCATGTGAATGTGCTGAACCTGCTGGCGGCTTCGGCGGCGGCGCATGCACGGGGCTTGTCGCTGGAGCAGATTGCCGAAGGATCGGAGCAACTGGCGTATGTGCCGGGCCGTTTCCAGACGGTACCGAACGAGGCCAGCATTACTGTGGCGGTGGACTACGCGCATACCGATGATGCGCTGCTGAACCTGATCAAGCTGTCGCGTCAGCTTGTGGGGAACAACCAGCGGGTGATCACGCTATTCGGCTGCGGTGGAGACCGGGATATTACCAAGCGTCCGAAGATGGGGCGCGCGGCGGCGCGGGGCAGCAACCTGGTGGTGTTGACCAGCGACAACCCGCGCACGGAAGATCCGGCGATCATCATGGAGCAGGCGCTGCGCGGTGTGGAGGAGATTGGTACCGACTGCATTGTCGAGGCCGACCGCGAAGCTGCGATTCGCAAGGCGATTGCCGCGGCGAAGCCGGGAGATATTGTGCTGCTGGCAGGCAAGGGCCATGAGAAGACGCAGGTGCTGGCGACGGGCACGGTTCCGTTTGACGATGTTGAGGTGGCTGCACGCGTGCTGCAGGAGCGTGCATGA
- the mraY gene encoding phospho-N-acetylmuramoyl-pentapeptide-transferase yields the protein MLYWLLYQKLFPYFRLFRIFRYLTFRTVFASLTALLIGLIIGPYVIERLREFQIGQYIREEGPQSHQKKKGTPTMGGVLICISILVPTLLWSDLSNPLVWITVLSTFFFAAIGFADDYIKVVHKRNLGLTSKQKFALQLMVSLGVALALCVMQHKGLYSTRLVVPFVKKFRPDLIIGALMHSHTFWWLGFAPFVIFTMLVLTFSSNAVNLTDGLDGLAIGCTIIAAGALTVLTYVSGHAVFSDYLELSRMPMAGELSIFCGSMVGASIGFLWYNAHPAEVFMGDVGSLALGGAIGTVAVLIKQELLLPFIGGVFILEALSVMLQVGSYKLRNGKRIFKMAPLHHHFELMGWSESKVIARFWIAALVFALFALTTLKLR from the coding sequence ATGCTTTACTGGCTGCTCTATCAGAAGTTATTTCCGTACTTTCGACTGTTCCGGATCTTCCGTTACCTGACCTTCCGGACGGTCTTTGCGTCGCTGACGGCGCTACTGATCGGCCTGATTATCGGGCCGTATGTGATTGAGCGTCTGCGCGAGTTTCAGATTGGCCAGTACATCCGCGAGGAAGGTCCGCAGAGCCACCAGAAGAAGAAGGGCACGCCGACGATGGGCGGTGTGCTGATCTGTATCTCCATCCTGGTGCCGACGCTGTTATGGAGTGATCTGTCCAACCCGCTGGTGTGGATTACGGTGCTTTCGACCTTCTTCTTTGCGGCGATTGGGTTTGCGGACGACTACATCAAGGTGGTCCATAAGCGGAACCTTGGCCTGACCAGCAAGCAGAAGTTCGCTCTGCAGCTGATGGTGAGCCTGGGTGTCGCGCTGGCACTGTGCGTGATGCAGCACAAGGGGCTGTATTCCACGCGCCTGGTGGTGCCGTTCGTCAAGAAGTTCCGGCCGGACCTGATTATCGGAGCGCTGATGCATAGCCATACCTTCTGGTGGCTGGGCTTTGCGCCGTTTGTGATTTTTACCATGCTGGTGCTCACCTTCAGTTCCAACGCCGTCAATCTTACGGACGGGCTGGACGGCCTGGCGATCGGCTGCACGATTATTGCCGCCGGAGCGCTGACGGTGCTGACCTATGTGAGTGGCCACGCGGTGTTTTCCGACTACCTGGAGTTGTCGCGTATGCCGATGGCGGGCGAGCTGAGCATCTTCTGCGGCTCGATGGTGGGGGCTTCGATCGGCTTCCTTTGGTACAACGCGCATCCGGCCGAGGTGTTTATGGGCGACGTAGGGTCGCTGGCGCTGGGTGGGGCGATTGGCACGGTGGCTGTGCTGATCAAGCAGGAGCTGTTACTTCCGTTCATTGGCGGCGTCTTTATCCTTGAAGCGCTGAGCGTAATGCTGCAGGTGGGCAGCTACAAGTTAAGGAATGGGAAGAGGATCTTCAAGATGGCTCCGCTGCACCATCATTTTGAGCTGATGGGGTGGAGCGAGAGTAAGGTGATTGCTCGTTTTTGGATCGCGGCGCTCGTCTTTGCATTATTCGCGTTGACGACGTTGAAGCTGCGGTAG
- the ftsW gene encoding putative lipid II flippase FtsW yields MAKRVGVDKWLFFVVVLLVLVGLVMVFSASAVMAKERYGSPYTFVTKQAGWALLGLTAMTLLMRVDYRKYNNPKLVLPSIAVTMILLIGVFAMRDSHNTHRWFKMGPFLSFQPSEIAKPVLVLFLAWFLQNRMHRMDDLKGTILRAVGPPLLMIALILKEPDLGTAMVCAAVLALMLYLAGAQMRYFAIGAALAAPVMYFLLFHVAWRRARMLAYMDPEKDPRGTGFHILQSLIAVGTGGFRGLGLMEGRQKLFYLPEPHTDFIYANVCEELGILGALFVVALFVVLGYRGLRTAFLSTDPFARFLAFGMTCAILIQAFFNISVVLALLPTKGIPLPFISNGGTSVFTTLACMGVLLNISRETD; encoded by the coding sequence ATGGCAAAGCGGGTCGGCGTCGATAAGTGGTTGTTCTTCGTGGTGGTGCTGCTGGTCCTTGTGGGACTGGTGATGGTGTTTTCCGCCTCGGCCGTGATGGCGAAGGAGCGCTACGGATCTCCGTATACGTTTGTGACCAAGCAGGCCGGGTGGGCCCTGCTGGGCCTTACCGCCATGACGCTGCTCATGCGCGTGGACTACCGCAAGTACAACAACCCCAAGCTAGTGCTGCCGTCGATTGCAGTGACGATGATCCTGCTGATCGGCGTCTTCGCCATGCGGGACTCGCACAATACGCACCGCTGGTTCAAGATGGGGCCGTTCCTGAGTTTTCAGCCGTCCGAGATTGCCAAACCCGTGCTGGTGCTATTCCTGGCGTGGTTTCTGCAGAACCGCATGCATCGCATGGATGATCTGAAGGGGACGATTCTGCGGGCGGTGGGGCCACCGCTGCTGATGATTGCACTGATCCTGAAAGAACCCGACCTGGGCACGGCGATGGTGTGTGCCGCGGTGCTGGCGCTGATGCTGTACCTGGCGGGGGCGCAGATGCGCTATTTCGCCATTGGAGCGGCGCTGGCCGCTCCGGTAATGTACTTCCTGCTCTTCCACGTGGCGTGGAGGCGGGCCCGCATGCTGGCGTATATGGACCCGGAGAAGGACCCGCGCGGAACCGGTTTCCACATTCTGCAGTCGCTGATTGCTGTGGGGACAGGCGGCTTCCGTGGGCTGGGACTGATGGAAGGCCGGCAGAAGCTGTTCTACCTGCCGGAGCCTCATACGGACTTTATCTATGCGAATGTGTGTGAAGAACTAGGAATTCTGGGTGCCTTGTTTGTGGTGGCGCTGTTCGTAGTGCTGGGCTATCGTGGGTTGCGGACGGCGTTTCTTTCGACCGACCCATTTGCGCGCTTCCTGGCGTTCGGGATGACCTGCGCTATCCTGATTCAGGCGTTCTTCAACATCAGCGTGGTGCTGGCTCTGCTGCCGACCAAGGGCATTCCGTTGCCGTTTATCTCAAACGGCGGCACCAGCGTTTTTACTACGCTGGCCTGCATGGGCGTTCTGCTGAATATTTCCCGCGAGACAGATTGA